One Streptomyces formicae genomic window, GCCTGAGAAGGCTCTCGGGTACACCATGGAAGTCACGGATCGTTCGCGACCGTGCTAACCCGGTCTGGCTCCTCCCCCCCCGAGTCGGACCGTGGGGACGACCCCCGCTCTCCCCCCCGGCGGGGGTCGTCGCATGTCCGGATGGGTTTTCAACCCTCCGATGATCCCTCAATCGGCCTACCGGCCAAGCTGATCGCCCTCGTGGCGATCTTCTGCCATGCCCTGAGTTCGTCACTGTGCGTAGTCGTGAGGCTGCGCTGCGGAAGTCGCCGGGATGTCACTGGTATGGGTGAGCGGGATATTCACAGCCACCGTCTTGTCCACAGTTATTGACCAAGATCCACACGATTTCCCGGACCGCTGCACGCTGATTCCGCCCGTTCCACTCGCGAAGTTCATGGCCGGATTGCTTTGTCCGGTTCTCCGCGGGCTGCGGGACGCGGCATTCACAGGCGCTTGCGGTGAGAGGGGGATGGAGATCGTGGGTGGAGTCATTTCACACGATGGGGCGGCGACGTCCGACGGACGGCAGAGCGGACCGCTGATCGTCACGGAGGACGTGGAGCTGCTCGACGACCTGCTGCGGCTGTGCGCCGCCGCGGGGGCACGGCCCGAGGTGCATCACGGCGGGCCCGAGGGGAGAGAAGGCTGGGACTCGGCGCCGCTCGTGCTCGTCGGGGACGACGCGGTGGACCGGGTGCGCGGGGCCGCGCGCCGCCGCGGGGTCGTCCTCGTCGGACGGGACCAGGACGATTCGGGGGTCTGGCAGCGGGCCGTGGAGATCGGCGCCGACCGCGTGCTGCTCCTGCCCGACGGCGAGCAGTGGCTCGTGGACCGCATCGCGGACGTGGCCGAGGGCGTGGGCAGGCCCGCGCTCACCGTCGGGGTCATCGGCGGGCGCGGCGGGGCCGGTGCGTCCACGCTGGCCTGCGCCCTCGCGGTCACGGCGGCGCGGGCCGGGCACCGCACGATGCTCGTCGACGCCGACCCGCTGGGCGGGGGCCTGGACGTCCTGCTGGGCGGTGAGGCCGCCGACGGACTGCGGTGGCCGGCCTTCGCCGCGTCGCGGGGCAGGGTCGGGGGCGGCGCCCTCGAGGAATCCCTGCCGGAGCTGCACGCGCTGCGGGTGCTGAGCTGGGACAGGGGTGACGTGGTGGCCGTCGCCCCGGAGGCCGTACGCGCGGTCGTCGCGGCCGCCCGCAGGCGCGGCGGAGTGGTGGTCGTGGATCTGCCGCGCCGCGTGGACGAGGCGGTCGCCGAGGCGCTGGACCAGGTGGACCTGGGCCTTCTCGTGGTGCCCGCGGAGCTGCGCGCCGTGGCGGGGGCGCGGCGGGTGGCGTCGGCCGCGGGGATGGTGCTGCGCGATCTGCGGGTGGTCGTCGCCGGGGGCGCAGGGTCCGGGATCGGCGAGCAGGGCGCTCCGGGAGGGTTCGAGGCCGATGAGGTCGCGCGGCTGCTCGGGCTGCCGCTGGTCGGCGAAGTCCCGTGGGAGCCGGGGCTGTTGGCCGGGCAGTGCGGTGGGGTGCCGCCCGGGGGCGCCGCGCGCGGGCCGCTGGCGCGGTTCTGTGCCGCCTTCTGGGACCGGGTGCCGGTGGACAGCGCGGCGGGAGGCGGCGCATGAGCGCGGTGGTCGGGGCCCGGATGCTGGACGGGGTCAGGCAGTGGCTCGCGGAGAGCGGCACGGAGCCCACTCCGGCGCGCGTCGCGGAAGCGCTCCGGGCCCAGGGTAAGGTGCTCGGGGACGCGGAAGTCCTCGGGGCGGCGGCGCAGTTGCGCTCGGAGCTGGTGGGGGCGGGACCTCTTGAGCCGCTGCTCGCGGACGAGTCGGTGACCGACGTTTTGGTCTCCGCGCCCGACCGGGTGTGGGTGGACCGGGGCGGCGGCCTGGAGCTCACCGGGGTCACCTTCCGGGACGCGGCGGCGGTGCGGCGGCTCGCGCAGCGTCTCGCGGCCGTGGCGGGCCGCAGGCTCGACGACGCGAGGCCCTGGGCGGACGCCCGTCTCCCGGACGGC contains:
- the ssd gene encoding septum site-determining protein Ssd — encoded protein: MEIVGGVISHDGAATSDGRQSGPLIVTEDVELLDDLLRLCAAAGARPEVHHGGPEGREGWDSAPLVLVGDDAVDRVRGAARRRGVVLVGRDQDDSGVWQRAVEIGADRVLLLPDGEQWLVDRIADVAEGVGRPALTVGVIGGRGGAGASTLACALAVTAARAGHRTMLVDADPLGGGLDVLLGGEAADGLRWPAFAASRGRVGGGALEESLPELHALRVLSWDRGDVVAVAPEAVRAVVAAARRRGGVVVVDLPRRVDEAVAEALDQVDLGLLVVPAELRAVAGARRVASAAGMVLRDLRVVVAGGAGSGIGEQGAPGGFEADEVARLLGLPLVGEVPWEPGLLAGQCGGVPPGGAARGPLARFCAAFWDRVPVDSAAGGGA